GAAGCATAATCGGCTAAGTCTTGTAGGTTTGTTTCGCCATCGCCTATTGCGTGTGGATACCACTTTGCAGGTTCGTTGCGTTTTTGTGGGTTCTGTTTCTGAATTGCTTTAAATTTTACAGCCATAACAAACGAATGATTTAAAAAGTTGATAAAATGCTTTTTATGAAACGATACGTATGAGTTTGAAAACTCCGACGTCGCAATTTACAAAATGAGACGTCGCATTTTTGAAATCGTGACGTCAGAATTTTTTACCTCTTACTAAGAAAGAATTTGAATGATGCTTCAAAGGTAAGATAAAGAATTGTAGTAAGCAAATAATCAGTCATTTGGTTTTTAAAAAAGCGAAAGTATAAAGAAGATTTATGTTCTTTTGTGTTTTGTTATAATTGGCTTACGTGTTTCTTTGATAAATATTGTATTTTGTTTGTGAACGGGTTGGTGTTTCAATTACTAAAACTAAGGATTGATAGTAACTATTTTGCCCTCTCGCATTACTACTATCTTCTGATTGTTTTTACGCTTATGAGCAATCATTCATTGGTAACTAAGCTCTAATCCTTTTACTATCTTTTCTTTCTGCGTTTCTTGATGTTGCTTTTTTTCATTGTTCTTTTTTAAATGGGAAAAACAATAAAATTTATACGGATTTTGGTTCGTGTGATTTTCAGAAATTTCCAGTTGCTTAAAAATCTTTGGTTAGGTAAAAAACGGTATCTATAAAGTATAAAACATTGTTTTTTGTTAGTACATTTTCATCGTGTAAATCTTCCAAAATAAGCCCTAACTCTGATGAAATATAATCGTTATGCCTAACATTTTTAAAATTGTTATATTCCAAAAAACGTTTTACTTGTTGTGTGTCAGTGATTTCATCGGTTTGAATAAATTCTTGCTTCACAACGGAATGTAAATTTCCTTCCACCAATTTAAAACCAAGTAACTCATATTTAGTCGCACTAAAAAGATGATTATGTATCAATAAACTATTAAAATAGTCGTACCACCTCTCGTAAAAAACACAACTATTGAGTTTTATTACGTTATGGTTGTCGTATCGATAAATCTTTTGTTCAGCCCCTTCCGTGAGATAGTTTTCTGGGTTGATATTTTCCTCGAACCACAAATTATTTTCCTCAATGTAGCCTATGAGTCTTTTTTCTTCTTGACTTTTGACAGACTCTTGGCTTTTAAGGTCTTTACTTGCCGTTTCATTTCCTCTAAGGAAACGCTGGATTGTTTGGATAAGGCTTGTTTGCCCATCGTATTCATTGCCGTTAATGATATTTTGTAATTCATCTTTTAATGTATTGTTCATTATATTATTACTTTAACCTACGGTTGATTTACTCCAAACTATACGTAGTTCCGTCTTTTCCGTCTTTGAGTTGAATACCAATGGCTTTCAGCTCGTCGCGGATTTTGTCGGACAACGCCCAGTCTTTATTAGCACGAGCTTCCATACGCATCTGAATGAGCATCTGCATTACGCCGTCCAATTTATCATTATTTTCAGTAGCCTGTTGTTCGTCTTTTAGTCCCAATACCTCAAAAACAAAGGTGTTGAAAGTGGCTTCGAGCTCACGAAGGTCGGTTTCGGTTAGGGTTTCTTTGCCGTCTTTCACTAAGTTTATGATGCGAACGCCCTCAAAGAGTTGAGCAATGAGTATGGGGCTATTGAAGTCATCATTCATTGCGTTGTAGCATTGCTGCTTCCAATTTTGTACATCGAACGAAGAGTTTTTTGAAATTGGTAAGGACGAAAGGATTTTCCCTGCCTCCATAAGTCGGTTAAAGCCCTTTTCGGCTGCGAGCATTGCCTCGTTGGAAATATCCAAAACGCTGCGGTAATGGGCTTGCATAAAACAGAAACGCACCACCGAAGGCTTAAAGGGTTTCTCGAAGAAGTCATTTTCTCCTGAAATAAGCTGCATTGGTAAAATGTAATTTCCTGTGGATTTGCTCATTCGCTGCCCGTTCATTGTTAGCATATTGGCGTGTAGCCAATAGCGTACGGGTGAGTGTCCGTGTCCGGCTTTGCCCTGAGCGATTTCGCATTCGTGATGTGGGAATTTCAAGTCCATTCCGCCTCCGTGAATGTCAAACTCTTCACCTAAGTACTTAGTGCTCATTACGGTACATTCCAAATGCCAGCCCGGGAAACCATCTCCCCAAGGCGATGCCCACCGCATAATATGAGCAGGTGAGGCTTTCTTCCAGAGGGCGAAGTCCTGCGGATTTTTCTTTTCGCCTTGCCCGTCCAAATCGCGAGTGTTGGCGAATAGCTCTTCTATATTTCTGCGTGAAAGCTCTCCGTAATTTAGTCCGCGTCGATTGTATTCTTGCACGTCAAAATACACCGAACCATTACTTTCGTATGCAAAACCCTCTTTGACGAGTTTTTCGGTAAGTTGTATTTGTTCGAGAATATGCCCCGTAGCAGTAGGTTCGATAGTCGGAGGCAAATTGTTGAACATTTCCAATACTTTATGGAAATCCACCGTGTATTTTTGTACGATTTCCATCGGTTCGAGTTTTTCCAATCGAGATTGTTTTACGAAGCGGTCGTTTTCAACGTTGCCATCGTCGGTAAGATGCCCAGCATCTGTGATGTTCCTAACGTATCGAACCTTATATCCGATGTGTTTTAAGTATCTGAAAATTAGGTCGAACGACATAAAGGTTCGGCAATTTCCCAAATGTACATTGCTGTAAACGGTTGGTCCGCAGACGTACATCCCGACGTGTCCCTCCTTCAAAGGAATAAAGTTTTCTTTTTCGCCCGTAAGGGAGTTGTATATGTTAAGCACGTGTTGCATAATTGTTCAAAATAAATGACTTAATGGTTGGATTTAAACACACTTTCAAAGTGCCTCGTTTTTTTGTTACTTTCCAAATACTGATGCTGATTTATCGCTTGGGTTAAAGCCTCATAAAGTTGCTGGACTTCATCTTCTTCTAACGAGCTGAACACCCGCTTTGATTGGTGCGAGACCTCAATATCCAAATGATGTGTAACGATAGGGATATCTTTAATTTGAAGTACCCAAATGCCTCCTGCCAGTAAAACTACTCCACCGAGTATTGCAACGATTAGGTCTTCTTTATACATTCCCTTTACAAGGAATTTCATACCGAAAATCATCAAAACAATGGCGGGTACTTTACTCTTTTTCTGAATGAAGAGTGTTTTTTCTTTTTTTATGGAAGCAATCTCACGAATTGAAAAGCACTCTTTTCGGACACAAAACTCGGTTTGCGAAACCTTAATACTTCCTTTTTCAAAAAAAATCTTCTCAGAAGCATTCATTAGTACTTAGTTTCTAGTTTTATGTAGTCAAGGAATTCTTTTCTTACCGCAAGGTCTTTGAATTTTCCGCCAAATTCTGCCGTTACGGTGCTACTTTCAATGTCTTTGATTCCTCGTGAATTTACACACAAATGCTTAGCATCTATCACACAAGCGACATCTTCTGTACCGAGTACTTTTTGCATTTCCTGTACGATTTGCATCGTAAGGCGCTCCTGCACTTGTGGGCGTTTGGCAAAATATTCTACGATTCGGTTCATTTTAGACAGCCCAATAACCTTTCCGTTGGAAATATACCCTACGTGGGCTCTACCCACAATGGGCAAAAAATGATGCTCACAAGTGGAATACACCACGATGTTTTTCTCCACAAGCATCTCGCCATAATGGTAATTATTGGCAAAGGTGGAAGAACCAGGTTTGCGTGAAGGATTTAGCCCTCCAAAGATTTCCTTAACATAAGCCTTAGCTACGCGCCGAGGCGTTCCTTTAAGGCTATCATCGGTTAGGTCAAGCCCTAAAGTGTGCATAATATCTGCCATTGCTTTTTCAATTCGGGCGATTTTTTCTTCCTCCGAAAGCTCAAAAGCATCATCACGAAGAGGTGTTTTTGCAGAAGTACTTATGTGATTTTCTCCAAGGAAGTCTTCCTGAGAAATTTGCTCATTTTTCATCGAATTAAGTCTTTAAAATTGAAAATATTAGTTTGCAAAGATAACGTAAAAAGCCGAAAGTAGCTGTAGCTACGAATAATTTTTAGGAAATCCCTATCGGTGAGAATGATTTACCTCAAAGAAGCCTGTAAACTTGTACTAAGGTAAAGGAGGAGTTACAAGTATAACAAAACGATTTAAAGGGCACTTTCAAAAGTGCCCTTTAAATCGTTTTTAAATTTTAACCTATTAGTTTAGCGACCTCTTTGGCAAAATAAGAAGCGATGATATCTGCTCCCGCTCTTTTGATAGCGGTCACTTGTTCGAGCATTACCGCATCGTGATTGAGCCAACCTTTTTCGGTTGCGGCTTTAAGCATTGCGTATTCGCCCGAAACTTGATATACCGCCACAGGAACTTCCGACATATTTTTTACTTCCCGAACAATATCCAAATAGCATAATCCTGGCTTAACCATCACAATATCCGCACCTTCTTCAATATCCATTCGTGTTTCTCTGAGGGCTTCCAAACGATTGTGGTAATCCATTTGATACGTTTTTTTATCCTTTGGAATATCTTGAACGTCAACAGGAGCACTATCCAACGCATCACGGAAAGGACCATAAAAAGAAGACGCGTATTTGGCACTATACGACATTATGCCAACATTCTGGAAATCATTATTTTCCAGCGTTTCACGAATGTTCAATATTCTTCCGTCCATCATATCACTTGGTGCTACGAAATCGGCACCTGCTTGGGCGTGTGATAAGCTCATTTGGCAAAGGGCATCAACGGTGGCATCGTTAGCAATTTGCCCATTTTCGATAATTCCGTCGTGTCCGTAAACAGAATATGGGTCGAGTGCCACGTCGGTCATTACCAGCATTTGCGGAACAGCATTTTTTACCGTTTTGATGGCTCTTTGCATCAGTCCATTGGGATTTACAGCTTCTGTTCCTTTGTTATCTTTCAAATTATCAGGAACTTTCACAAACAATAGTACCGACTTCAAACCTAATTTCCAAAGTTCTTTTACCTCTTTTTCAAGTAAATCCAAGCTATATCGATAATAATTTGGCATTGAAGCGATTTCTTCTTTTACACCTTTGCCTTCCACCACAAAAAGTGGTACCAAAAAATCATCGGGCGTAACGATAGTTTCTCTGACCAAGCTGCGAATAGCCTCGCTGGTACGCAATCTTCGGTTTCTTCTTAATGGATACATATTTTTATACTTTTATCACTTATTTTTTAACCTATTTTTATTGTATGCTTATTGAATTGAAACTTCATCAATAAAGAGCCACGCATCACCACCTTTTGGCGGATTGCCTAAATTGGTTACCTTTATTTTTACAAAACGCGCTTTTTGAGGAGCAAACTTAATTTCAAAATCAGTGATTACTGCATATCCGTTTTTTTCAAAAGCTCGATTAAAAGTTCCTACTGGAGTGTATTTCTTGCCGTCTTGCGAAAGAGAAACCGCTACTTGGGTTGGGTAATAAATTCCTTGTCCTTGATTTTCCATCACCCCTAAAAGTACATTTTCAATAAGGGTACTCTCTTCAAGGTCAATAACAAAAGAGGCATCATCGACTAACCAAGCTAACCATTGTTTGTCGTGAAAATTTTTAGAGCCACGCACAATATTGGTCAGTGTGGCTTCTTGTTGCCCTTGATAATTTTTATGATACAGATTTTCAAAAGATACCTTTTTGCCTACCGCCTTATGAAAGCGTACCTCTTTTTGAGAAACCGCACCGAAGGGAGCTTCGTTTTTAAACACTACTGCACGTATTTTTTCAGATTGATTGATTTGAAAAGGCGATGTGTATTTCTGATAGTTGCCATCTGCAATGGCATAACGAATGTCGGCATTAGGATATTCACTCTGTAAAGTAATTTCAACTTTTCCTGCTTCGGTGATGGTTTCACGGATTTGTACCTGATACATTGATTTGGCATAATTAATACCCATCACGTCCAATCGATGGAAAAGTGCCTCGGTACGTTTTACAAAATTCTCCCAATTTTTTACGGAATTTGGACTCCATAAAGCCTCTGAAAGTGCCAAAATTCTGGGGAAAATCATATATTGAGATTCAGCAGGTACGGTTACATATTCCGACCATAAATTACCTTGCCCTCCTAAAATATGTTGTTTTTGTTCAGAAGTCATTTCCTCCAAAATGGGGTCAAAGGTATATACCTTGCTCAAAGGTACATTTCCACCAATGGTTAAAGGTTCTTTTTCGGGATCGCCTTGATACTGATCTAAGTAGCAAAAATCACCTGGGGTCATAATTACATCATTACCTAATTCGGAGGCTTTTATGCCTCCATCAAATCCTCGCCAACTCATTACTGTGGCATTTTTAGGTAGTCCACCCTCTATGATTTCCTCCCAACCGACTAATTTTTTCCCTTTGGAAGAAAGAAAAGTATCTATCCTTTTGATAAAATAGCTTTGGAGCTCGTGTTCGTCTTTCAATTTATGATCTTTTATACGACGCTGACAATCCTTACATTTTTTCCATTCGGTTTTGGTTGCTTCATCTCCTCCGATATGAATGTACTCAAAAGGGAAAAGTTCCATAACTTCGGTTAAAACTTCTTCTAAAAAGGTAAATGTTTGCTCTTGTCCAGCACAATAAAT
This genomic window from Capnocytophaga canimorsus contains:
- a CDS encoding DUF6232 family protein produces the protein MNASEKIFFEKGSIKVSQTEFCVRKECFSIREIASIKKEKTLFIQKKSKVPAIVLMIFGMKFLVKGMYKEDLIVAILGGVVLLAGGIWVLQIKDIPIVTHHLDIEVSHQSKRVFSSLEEDEVQQLYEALTQAINQHQYLESNKKTRHFESVFKSNH
- the cysS gene encoding cysteine--tRNA ligase produces the protein MQHVLNIYNSLTGEKENFIPLKEGHVGMYVCGPTVYSNVHLGNCRTFMSFDLIFRYLKHIGYKVRYVRNITDAGHLTDDGNVENDRFVKQSRLEKLEPMEIVQKYTVDFHKVLEMFNNLPPTIEPTATGHILEQIQLTEKLVKEGFAYESNGSVYFDVQEYNRRGLNYGELSRRNIEELFANTRDLDGQGEKKNPQDFALWKKASPAHIMRWASPWGDGFPGWHLECTVMSTKYLGEEFDIHGGGMDLKFPHHECEIAQGKAGHGHSPVRYWLHANMLTMNGQRMSKSTGNYILPMQLISGENDFFEKPFKPSVVRFCFMQAHYRSVLDISNEAMLAAEKGFNRLMEAGKILSSLPISKNSSFDVQNWKQQCYNAMNDDFNSPILIAQLFEGVRIINLVKDGKETLTETDLRELEATFNTFVFEVLGLKDEQQATENNDKLDGVMQMLIQMRMEARANKDWALSDKIRDELKAIGIQLKDGKDGTTYSLE
- the folE gene encoding GTP cyclohydrolase I FolE; its protein translation is MKNEQISQEDFLGENHISTSAKTPLRDDAFELSEEEKIARIEKAMADIMHTLGLDLTDDSLKGTPRRVAKAYVKEIFGGLNPSRKPGSSTFANNYHYGEMLVEKNIVVYSTCEHHFLPIVGRAHVGYISNGKVIGLSKMNRIVEYFAKRPQVQERLTMQIVQEMQKVLGTEDVACVIDAKHLCVNSRGIKDIESSTVTAEFGGKFKDLAVRKEFLDYIKLETKY
- a CDS encoding putative polyvalent protein kinase domain-containing protein, with protein sequence MNNTLKDELQNIINGNEYDGQTSLIQTIQRFLRGNETASKDLKSQESVKSQEEKRLIGYIEENNLWFEENINPENYLTEGAEQKIYRYDNHNVIKLNSCVFYERWYDYFNSLLIHNHLFSATKYELLGFKLVEGNLHSVVKQEFIQTDEITDTQQVKRFLEYNNFKNVRHNDYISSELGLILEDLHDENVLTKNNVLYFIDTVFYLTKDF
- a CDS encoding glycoside hydrolase family 20 protein gives rise to the protein MKVGIIFLSLLWALQSCTSVEKEIISADTNVSIIPQVANIELGSTFFEFDANTKFVANDENQQKAISLLNEKFQKAAGWQLQRSATANNSTENVVVFTQNSNHQAEAYTLEISEKRIEIQSNDYRGYVHAIQTLRLLLPQNIESEQKQQTAWRVPTLKITDQPRFLWRGLMLDVARHFFDKAYILKTIDVMAMLKLNVLHLHLVDDQGWRLEIKKYPKLTEIGAWRVDQEDKHWDARSKNNPSEQGTYGGFYTQEDIRQIVAYAHKRGIEVMPEIEMPAHVTSAIAAYPKLSCHKQPVAVPSGGVWPITDIYCAGQEQTFTFLEEVLTEVMELFPFEYIHIGGDEATKTEWKKCKDCQRRIKDHKLKDEHELQSYFIKRIDTFLSSKGKKLVGWEEIIEGGLPKNATVMSWRGFDGGIKASELGNDVIMTPGDFCYLDQYQGDPEKEPLTIGGNVPLSKVYTFDPILEEMTSEQKQHILGGQGNLWSEYVTVPAESQYMIFPRILALSEALWSPNSVKNWENFVKRTEALFHRLDVMGINYAKSMYQVQIRETITEAGKVEITLQSEYPNADIRYAIADGNYQKYTSPFQINQSEKIRAVVFKNEAPFGAVSQKEVRFHKAVGKKVSFENLYHKNYQGQQEATLTNIVRGSKNFHDKQWLAWLVDDASFVIDLEESTLIENVLLGVMENQGQGIYYPTQVAVSLSQDGKKYTPVGTFNRAFEKNGYAVITDFEIKFAPQKARFVKIKVTNLGNPPKGGDAWLFIDEVSIQ
- the hemB gene encoding porphobilinogen synthase; translated protein: MYPLRRNRRLRTSEAIRSLVRETIVTPDDFLVPLFVVEGKGVKEEIASMPNYYRYSLDLLEKEVKELWKLGLKSVLLFVKVPDNLKDNKGTEAVNPNGLMQRAIKTVKNAVPQMLVMTDVALDPYSVYGHDGIIENGQIANDATVDALCQMSLSHAQAGADFVAPSDMMDGRILNIRETLENNDFQNVGIMSYSAKYASSFYGPFRDALDSAPVDVQDIPKDKKTYQMDYHNRLEALRETRMDIEEGADIVMVKPGLCYLDIVREVKNMSEVPVAVYQVSGEYAMLKAATEKGWLNHDAVMLEQVTAIKRAGADIIASYFAKEVAKLIG